One part of the Phragmites australis chromosome 3, lpPhrAust1.1, whole genome shotgun sequence genome encodes these proteins:
- the LOC133912630 gene encoding transcription factor bHLH144-like, translating to MGDKVNPLLHWPNPSWKLNMDSSADNLYPPDAGLDNINLVALPTYLNNHAYIYSGIAAPVPFFTASVADRPPLPKPSRFVATLPPGLELSAAYPPRKGSLVFYQKENHTPITAPPLSKGTLDPVPELQGSNETNVTDVGAEDTEGIHENTDEINALLDSDSDEGFAKVHELGRVRQSPAENDTLSVESVASAGASAGAARPAKKRRLSSGTDRSVVDTASSARPDHSIEQKLLGNDCDAQSCCIGEVESDHKFALREGEAADGDSPNDLERRRERIQETVTALRKIVPGGIAKDATVVLDEAICYLQYLKLKVKTLGAVSL from the coding sequence ATGGGGGACAAGGTTAATCCTTTGCTCCATTGGCCTAATCCTTCATGGAAACTGAATATGGATAGCTCTGCAGACAATCTCTATCCACCTGATGCTGGGCTTGATAACATCAATTTGGTGGCATTGCCAACATATCTGAACAATCATGCCTATATCTATTCTGGAATCGCTGCACCTGTGCCATTTTTCACAGCATCAGTTGCTGACAGGCCACCTCTTCCAAAGCCTTCGAGATTTGTCGCAACATTGCCACCCGGTTTGGAATTGTCTGCAGCATATCCACCACGCAAGGGATCTCTGGTTTTCTACCAGAAGGAGAATCATACTCCTATTACAGCTCCTCCCCTGAGCAAGGGGACGTTGGATCCTGTGCCAGAGCTCCAAGGTAGCAACGAGACTAATGTAACTGATGTTGGAGCAGAAGACACTGAGGGAATTCATGAGAACACAGATGAGATTAATGCACTCCTGGATTCCGACTCGGATGAAGGGTTCGCAAAAGTGCATGAACTCGGCAGAGTCAGGCAATCTCCTGCAGAGAATGACACCTTGAGCGTGGAGTCAGTGGCCAGTGCTGGTGCTAGCGCAGGTGCTGCACGACCAGCAAAGAAGAGAAGACTCAGCTCTGGCACCGACAGGTCTGTCGTTGATACTGCAAGTTCAGCAAGGCCTGATCATTCCATTGAACAGAAGCTTCTTGGCAATGACTGTGATGCACAGTCATGTTGCATTGGTGAAGTGGAAAGTGACCACAAGTTTGCTCTGAGAGAAGGAGAAGCAGCAGATGGTGACAGCCCCAACGATCTAGAGCGGAGAAGAGAGAGGATCCAAGAGACTGTTACTGCACTCAGAAAGATTGTCCCTGGAGGCATCGCCAAAGATGCCACAGTTGTTCTTGATGAAGCAATCTGCTACTTGCAGTATCTGAAACTCAAGGTCAAGACGCTGGGAGCTGTCTCCCTCTAG